A stretch of the Bacillus sp. FJAT-18017 genome encodes the following:
- a CDS encoding sigma-70 family RNA polymerase sigma factor produces the protein MERQIENFEHIATQYTPMINSIIRSLHIYTNKEEFYQIGLIALWEAARGFDPEKGKFETYAYRFIKGRMMIELTRCHNQLERNIHLKPEQWELLEDLSVGETEISELIDACGNSLTKNQMKWLKYACQDQLTIQEIATIENVSVSTVKSWRDRARKNIKTIMEEIGF, from the coding sequence GTGGAACGCCAAATTGAAAATTTCGAGCATATCGCAACCCAATACACCCCCATGATCAACAGCATTATCCGTTCTCTTCACATCTACACAAACAAGGAAGAATTCTATCAAATTGGCCTTATTGCCCTATGGGAGGCAGCAAGAGGCTTTGATCCGGAAAAAGGAAAATTTGAAACATATGCCTACCGCTTCATTAAAGGCCGGATGATGATTGAGTTAACCCGATGCCATAATCAACTTGAACGGAACATCCACCTAAAGCCAGAACAATGGGAGTTATTAGAAGATCTGTCTGTAGGCGAGACCGAAATTTCCGAACTGATTGATGCCTGCGGAAACTCCCTCACCAAAAACCAGATGAAATGGCTGAAATATGCATGCCAGGACCAACTGACTATTCAGGAGATAGCCACTATAGAAAACGTCAGTGTTTCAACGGTAAAAAGTTGGCGGGATAGAGCCAGGAAAAATATTAAAACCATTATGGAGGAAATTGGCTTTTAA
- the wecB gene encoding non-hydrolyzing UDP-N-acetylglucosamine 2-epimerase: protein MVDRIKVMTVFGTRPEAIKMAPLVKELEKHKDKIEPIVTVTAQHRQMLDQVLSIFEIVPDYDLNIMKDRQTLIDVTVRSLEGLNAVLQEAKPDLVLVHGDTSTTFVASLAAFYNSIPVGHVEAGLRTWNKYSPFPEEMNRQLTGVIADLHFAPTRQSRQNLLTENKLANAIFVTGNTAIDALKTTVKEDYSHPVLDKLGGDRLVLMTAHRRENLGIPMENMFRAISRLVDKHKDIQVVYPVHMNPVVREIAGRILGDNPRISLIEPLDVIDFHNFASRAHLILTDSGGVQEEAPSLGVPVLVLRDTTERPEGVEAGTLKLAGTDEETIFTLADELLTDDEAHGKMAKASNPYGDGSASARIVEAILYHFKQAERPEDFQ, encoded by the coding sequence ATGGTAGATCGAATTAAAGTGATGACCGTGTTTGGCACACGGCCGGAAGCAATTAAAATGGCGCCGCTAGTCAAAGAACTTGAGAAGCATAAGGATAAAATCGAACCGATTGTGACGGTCACGGCTCAGCATAGGCAGATGCTCGATCAGGTGTTGAGTATTTTTGAGATTGTTCCCGATTATGATTTAAACATCATGAAGGACAGGCAGACGCTTATCGATGTTACTGTAAGGAGCCTGGAGGGTCTAAACGCTGTTTTGCAAGAGGCGAAGCCGGATCTTGTTCTCGTTCATGGCGATACGTCGACCACCTTTGTTGCAAGTCTTGCTGCATTTTATAATTCGATACCTGTTGGCCATGTTGAGGCAGGCTTGCGGACTTGGAATAAGTACTCTCCGTTCCCCGAAGAAATGAACCGACAGCTTACTGGGGTTATTGCGGACCTGCACTTTGCCCCGACCAGGCAATCCCGGCAAAACCTGCTGACCGAAAATAAATTAGCAAATGCGATTTTTGTAACCGGCAATACAGCTATAGATGCTCTGAAAACTACAGTTAAAGAAGATTATTCACATCCTGTACTTGATAAACTGGGCGGTGACCGTCTAGTCCTGATGACAGCTCATAGGCGTGAAAACCTCGGCATTCCTATGGAAAACATGTTCAGGGCTATTAGCAGGCTTGTCGACAAGCATAAGGATATACAAGTGGTATATCCGGTACACATGAATCCGGTCGTAAGAGAAATAGCAGGCAGGATTCTCGGGGATAATCCCCGTATATCTCTGATAGAGCCGCTTGATGTCATTGACTTCCATAACTTTGCCTCACGCGCACATCTGATTTTGACCGATTCGGGGGGAGTCCAGGAAGAGGCGCCTTCACTTGGGGTTCCCGTGTTGGTACTCCGGGATACGACCGAACGGCCTGAAGGGGTGGAAGCTGGCACATTAAAGCTTGCCGGTACGGATGAAGAAACGATTTTTACGCTGGCAGATGAGTTGCTGACGGATGATGAAGCCCATGGGAAAATGGCTAAAGCATCAAACCCATATGGAGATGGTTCAGCTTCGGCTCGAATTGTAGAGGCAATCCTCTATCATTTTAAGCAAGCCGAGCGGCCTGAAGATTTCCAATAA
- a CDS encoding 5-bromo-4-chloroindolyl phosphate hydrolysis family protein: MNPFLSFLLRSSIAVPTAVTAGAVSFLGFDAGWLLSTGISAAGGFTAYQSVGMYTNSQFLKRHSLTRKEYRYIKTNLEEGKRKINRLHRALFSIKNLPSLKQRIELLRVTKNIYKLTKNEPKRFYKAERFYFSHLDSLIELAEKYAFLSAQPKRSPELELKLHETQRTLDELTDTIEQDLYYIIRDDIDHLDFEIDVAKKVIANQKNIKIPEENRRLK, from the coding sequence ATGAATCCATTTCTTTCATTTTTATTAAGAAGTTCAATAGCTGTCCCTACCGCTGTAACAGCGGGAGCGGTAAGCTTTCTTGGTTTCGATGCAGGATGGCTGCTGTCAACCGGAATTTCGGCGGCTGGCGGGTTTACGGCATACCAATCAGTTGGCATGTACACTAATTCCCAATTCTTGAAGAGGCATAGCCTGACAAGGAAGGAATACCGTTATATTAAAACCAACCTGGAGGAAGGAAAGCGGAAAATCAACCGCCTCCATAGGGCCCTTTTTTCGATAAAAAATCTTCCGTCCCTGAAACAGCGGATTGAGCTGCTGCGGGTAACGAAAAACATTTACAAGCTGACCAAAAATGAACCAAAGCGATTTTATAAAGCGGAACGATTTTACTTTTCACATCTAGATTCTTTAATTGAACTTGCCGAAAAATACGCGTTCCTGTCTGCGCAGCCGAAGCGGAGTCCTGAACTCGAACTTAAGCTTCATGAGACCCAGCGGACGCTTGATGAGCTGACTGACACAATTGAGCAAGATTTATACTATATTATCAGGGATGATATTGACCATCTCGATTTTGAAATTGATGTTGCCAAAAAAGTAATCGCAAATCAAAAGAATATTAAAATCCCTGAAGAAAACAGGAGGCTAAAATGA
- a CDS encoding toxic anion resistance protein, giving the protein MNQNNQPSMNSNNILDDILSDPFGANENPAVAPAPVDEGGKQVRLIDVIPEENKAKAIQLAEQIDPKNHQAMISYGTQAQSKLLSFSNTMLEHVQKKDVGEIGEIINDLMKHLSHVNPDELNQEKRGLISRMFGKMTGSVQEVLSKYQKTGAQIDRISVKLDRSKNTLLADMALLERLYEHNKEYFNALNVYIAAGELKYDELVQKTIPAMRREAEVSGDQMKVQEVNDMMQFADRLDKRIHDLKLSRELTVQSAPQIRLIQNTNQALAEKIQSSIMTAIPLWKNQVAIALTLIRQRNAVEAQKQVAKTTNDLLLKNAEMLKANTIETARENERGIVEIETLKRTQESLVSTLEETLRIQEEGRTKRRQAEHELSLMESNLKQKLLDIKGETDRKRIE; this is encoded by the coding sequence ATGAATCAAAACAATCAACCTTCCATGAATTCGAATAATATTCTTGATGATATTCTTTCAGATCCATTTGGCGCGAATGAAAATCCAGCTGTTGCACCGGCACCAGTTGACGAGGGCGGCAAGCAGGTCCGCCTGATTGATGTCATCCCTGAGGAGAACAAGGCGAAGGCTATCCAGTTAGCAGAGCAGATTGACCCGAAGAACCACCAGGCGATGATTTCATATGGGACGCAGGCGCAATCCAAGCTGCTTTCTTTTTCAAATACGATGCTCGAGCATGTGCAGAAGAAGGATGTAGGGGAAATTGGAGAAATCATTAACGACTTGATGAAGCACCTGTCACATGTGAATCCCGACGAATTGAATCAAGAAAAACGCGGCTTAATTTCACGCATGTTCGGCAAGATGACTGGATCTGTCCAGGAAGTACTGTCCAAGTACCAAAAAACCGGAGCTCAAATAGATCGGATTTCTGTAAAGCTGGACCGAAGCAAAAACACCCTTCTTGCTGATATGGCGCTCCTCGAGAGATTATATGAGCATAACAAAGAGTACTTCAATGCCCTGAATGTGTACATAGCAGCGGGTGAATTGAAGTATGATGAGCTTGTTCAAAAAACTATCCCGGCAATGCGCAGGGAAGCGGAAGTCTCAGGAGACCAGATGAAGGTCCAGGAAGTCAATGATATGATGCAGTTTGCTGACCGCCTTGATAAACGAATCCATGACCTGAAGCTAAGCAGAGAATTGACTGTCCAAAGTGCGCCGCAAATCAGGCTCATCCAGAATACAAACCAGGCGTTAGCCGAAAAAATTCAGTCGTCAATTATGACGGCAATTCCGCTCTGGAAAAACCAGGTCGCGATTGCGTTGACTCTTATCCGCCAGCGCAATGCGGTTGAAGCCCAGAAGCAGGTTGCGAAGACCACAAATGATTTGTTATTAAAGAATGCCGAGATGCTAAAGGCGAACACCATCGAGACTGCGCGTGAAAATGAGCGGGGCATTGTGGAAATTGAAACGCTGAAGCGTACCCAGGAAAGCCTTGTCTCAACCCTTGAAGAGACATTAAGAATTCAGGAAGAAGGACGCACCAAACGCCGCCAGGCCGAGCATGAGCTATCACTCATGGAGAGCAACCTGAAGCAGAAATTGCTGGATATCAAAGGTGAAACGGACCGAAAACGAATCGAATAA
- a CDS encoding CPBP family glutamic-type intramembrane protease — protein sequence MINDLTKPISKRLLLLLLIVTVGSELALYFSRYSYFFSELYDSIMIVSIFLAWKLHPRLMGRTGAYASGTLRDALGLCPAEPGGKRSFWHKGYISQFAAVFLLFNMASAVVNFYSYILFPGFNDNYQEYVEESIDTVQGGWDSFADEEGMVEPNDTNPVLEWFDFAGYDFYTSALAGFEEVYRLGYMILFLLLFKKILPLKWRQWPGEVFLMAVLFLSSLLFGTGHALDTPQPWDVTIGTIVTFTNMGLILGILLLWSRNLWLLIAVHGVYDILMTIEWYYFEAASLIFSGAVLAAWAIEAAMRKISPEKETDIKASL from the coding sequence TTGATAAACGACTTAACAAAACCGATATCAAAACGGTTATTGCTTTTACTGTTGATCGTGACCGTTGGTTCCGAGTTGGCACTTTATTTCTCTCGGTACAGTTACTTTTTTTCCGAGCTATATGATTCAATTATGATTGTTTCGATATTTCTTGCCTGGAAGCTGCATCCGAGGCTGATGGGACGGACTGGAGCTTATGCCTCCGGAACATTGAGAGACGCGCTCGGGTTGTGTCCCGCGGAGCCTGGCGGAAAGAGGTCATTTTGGCATAAAGGGTATATTTCACAGTTTGCAGCGGTTTTTCTCCTGTTCAATATGGCATCAGCAGTTGTCAATTTTTATTCCTATATTCTTTTTCCGGGCTTTAATGATAACTATCAGGAGTATGTGGAAGAATCGATTGATACGGTTCAGGGCGGCTGGGATTCATTCGCAGATGAAGAGGGTATGGTTGAACCTAATGATACAAACCCGGTATTGGAGTGGTTTGACTTTGCTGGCTACGACTTTTATACCTCTGCACTGGCTGGATTCGAGGAGGTATACCGGCTCGGCTATATGATTCTGTTTTTGTTGCTTTTTAAAAAAATACTCCCATTAAAATGGCGGCAGTGGCCGGGAGAAGTTTTTTTAATGGCTGTTTTGTTTTTAAGCAGTCTTCTGTTTGGAACAGGGCACGCCCTGGATACTCCTCAGCCATGGGATGTGACGATAGGGACGATTGTCACATTTACCAATATGGGGTTGATTCTGGGTATCCTTCTTTTATGGTCACGCAATCTTTGGCTATTAATTGCTGTCCATGGTGTATACGATATTTTGATGACAATTGAATGGTATTATTTTGAGGCAGCTTCCCTTATATTCTCGGGGGCGGTACTTGCAGCCTGGGCAATCGAGGCGGCTATGCGAAAAATAAGTCCGGAGAAGGAAACTGATATTAAGGCAAGCCTATAG
- a CDS encoding DUF6270 domain-containing protein, translating to MDQPIVNVAVMGSCVTRDNFNSKFNPYYKDIYDCVLTQNQTSLISLMSKPTMFKEEYVEGMGKYEAWNVRSDLNKEFLEQMKELQPDYCILDFFGDIHFGVLELEDGRYITNNRWMLWKTSYYKDLKETDKMIELKIEKDTERYLKLWKEHADRFFAFMKSEVPNCGIIVHKARNAETYITDCVRKPLSTSGKVMNMDVKRMNELWDELDDYIVEKYGVHTIDLRHRDLASFTEHPWGPFYVHYTMDYYPEFLDRLNKIVLFDRVGEQGLPGKIVKNLLVLDEERAIGQPDSKEQGYASLTEQLEKTKSELAKARKKLNRFETETVFKFAKRKLKKYKAIRKAYKLLKE from the coding sequence ATGGATCAGCCAATAGTAAATGTTGCCGTGATGGGAAGCTGCGTGACTAGGGACAATTTCAATTCAAAGTTCAACCCATATTATAAAGATATCTATGACTGTGTGCTGACCCAAAATCAGACATCTCTTATTAGCTTGATGTCCAAACCCACTATGTTTAAGGAAGAATATGTAGAAGGAATGGGCAAATACGAAGCATGGAATGTACGGTCAGACTTAAATAAAGAGTTCCTTGAACAAATGAAGGAACTTCAGCCAGACTATTGTATTCTCGACTTTTTCGGCGATATACACTTCGGGGTCCTTGAGCTTGAGGATGGACGTTACATTACAAATAATCGCTGGATGCTATGGAAGACAAGCTACTATAAGGACTTGAAGGAAACAGACAAGATGATAGAGCTTAAAATCGAAAAGGATACTGAACGCTATCTGAAGCTTTGGAAGGAGCATGCAGATCGATTTTTTGCTTTTATGAAAAGTGAAGTTCCAAATTGCGGAATTATTGTACATAAGGCTAGAAACGCCGAAACATATATCACGGATTGTGTGAGAAAACCTTTGAGCACCTCAGGCAAGGTAATGAATATGGACGTCAAGCGCATGAATGAACTTTGGGATGAGCTTGATGATTATATAGTTGAAAAGTACGGTGTGCATACAATCGATTTGAGGCATCGCGACCTGGCCAGCTTTACAGAGCACCCATGGGGTCCATTTTATGTACATTACACAATGGATTATTACCCGGAGTTTCTTGATAGACTTAATAAGATTGTCCTCTTCGACAGGGTTGGGGAGCAGGGACTGCCAGGGAAAATTGTGAAAAACCTCCTTGTACTTGACGAGGAACGGGCAATTGGACAGCCCGATTCCAAGGAACAAGGATATGCATCCTTGACAGAACAATTGGAAAAAACAAAGTCAGAGCTTGCAAAAGCCAGAAAGAAGCTAAACCGATTTGAAACGGAGACTGTCTTCAAGTTTGCAAAACGGAAACTGAAAAAGTATAAAGCCATAAGGAAAGCTTATAAGTTACTAAAGGAATAG